The Arthrobacter russicus genome has a segment encoding these proteins:
- a CDS encoding TetR/AcrR family transcriptional regulator, producing MPRLVDHQQRRHQIADSAIRMAAENGIEAVTLARVADAAGVSKGMLQYYFSTRQELIRNAAQVIHDRTFGSIEEALRSSADASPRQRIMAILAGVTVPSEAQAYDNLALRALFVAAVTDPMLNLKYRQGRRALLQLFETQLLLHWSAEPSLDSSHRAEEAARFIYGSLQEIGEALTLGELSPCALPAEMERVVGVACQWPQLSAAPREVHATGCMECSL from the coding sequence ATGCCTCGCTTAGTAGACCACCAGCAACGCCGGCACCAGATTGCGGACAGCGCGATCCGGATGGCGGCGGAAAACGGCATCGAAGCCGTCACGCTGGCACGGGTCGCGGATGCGGCCGGTGTCTCCAAAGGCATGCTCCAGTACTACTTCAGCACTCGCCAAGAACTCATTCGGAATGCTGCCCAAGTCATCCACGATCGCACGTTCGGCAGCATCGAAGAAGCCCTCCGTTCGTCTGCGGACGCCTCGCCGCGGCAACGGATCATGGCGATTCTGGCCGGGGTGACCGTGCCCAGCGAAGCCCAGGCCTACGACAATCTGGCTTTGCGGGCGTTGTTCGTCGCAGCTGTGACCGATCCGATGCTGAACCTCAAATACCGCCAGGGCCGGCGGGCTTTGCTGCAGCTCTTCGAAACCCAGCTGTTGCTGCATTGGTCAGCCGAGCCGAGCCTCGACAGTTCGCACCGGGCTGAGGAGGCCGCCCGTTTCATCTACGGCAGCCTCCAGGAGATCGGTGAGGCACTCACGCTCGGCGAGCTTTCGCCTTGCGCGCTGCCCGCCGAAATGGAGCGCGTAGTAGGCGTCGCCTGCCAGTGGCCGCAATTGAGCGCCGCGCCCCGAGAGGTGCACGCAACCGGCTGCATGGAGTGCAGCCTCTAA
- a CDS encoding FAD-dependent oxidoreductase gives MLARPLRVAVVGSGPAGVYAADILTKSDLVKSGELSVSIDLFDRYPAPFGLIRYGVAPDHPRIKGIIQALHKVLDRGDIRFFGNVDYGTDISLADLRKHYDAVIFATGAIDDAALNIPGIDLDGSFGGADFVSWYDGHPDVAREWPLEATEIAVLGNGNVALDVARVLSKHADDLLVTEIPENVYAGLKASPVTDVHVFGRRGPAQIKFTPLELRELSHSKDVDIILYPEDFEFDEASDEAIKTNNQVKTMVNTLTNWLVEQPEESTASRRLHLHFLHNPVEILGVAGKVAGIKFERTELDGTGNARGTGEFVEYPVQAVYRSIGYFGSALPGLPYDPVRGVIPNDGGRVIDESGTPMPGVYATGWIKRGPVGLIGHTKGDALETIGFLLEDLDSLPAAEAPAEDAVVELLDARGVEFTSWEGWHALDAHERSLGENFDAAALGLEISRERVKVVARDEMIRISRQGPSAEEQSDS, from the coding sequence ATGCTGGCGCGTCCGTTGCGGGTTGCCGTGGTGGGGTCTGGTCCGGCTGGGGTGTATGCGGCGGATATTTTGACGAAGTCTGATTTGGTCAAAAGTGGTGAGCTGTCGGTCAGTATTGATTTGTTTGATCGGTATCCGGCGCCGTTTGGGTTGATTCGGTATGGGGTGGCGCCGGATCATCCGCGGATCAAGGGGATTATTCAGGCGTTGCATAAGGTGCTGGATCGCGGCGATATCCGCTTCTTCGGCAACGTCGACTATGGCACTGACATCTCGCTGGCAGATTTGCGGAAGCATTATGATGCGGTGATTTTTGCTACTGGTGCGATTGATGATGCTGCTTTGAACATTCCGGGTATTGATCTGGATGGTTCTTTTGGTGGCGCTGATTTTGTTTCGTGGTATGACGGGCATCCTGATGTGGCGCGGGAGTGGCCATTGGAAGCGACTGAGATTGCCGTGCTGGGTAACGGCAACGTGGCGCTTGATGTTGCCCGGGTCTTGTCGAAGCATGCTGATGATTTGTTGGTGACGGAGATTCCGGAGAATGTTTATGCGGGTTTGAAGGCCTCTCCGGTGACTGATGTGCATGTGTTTGGTCGTCGGGGTCCGGCGCAGATTAAGTTCACGCCGTTGGAGTTGCGGGAGTTGTCGCATTCGAAGGATGTGGACATTATTTTGTATCCGGAGGATTTCGAGTTTGATGAAGCTTCGGATGAGGCGATCAAGACGAATAACCAGGTGAAGACGATGGTGAACACGTTGACGAACTGGTTGGTAGAACAGCCGGAGGAGTCGACTGCTTCGCGTCGTCTGCATCTGCACTTCCTGCATAACCCGGTGGAGATTCTGGGTGTTGCTGGCAAGGTGGCGGGGATCAAGTTTGAGCGTACTGAGTTGGATGGGACGGGTAATGCTCGGGGTACGGGGGAGTTCGTGGAGTATCCGGTGCAGGCGGTGTACCGCTCGATCGGCTACTTCGGCTCCGCGCTGCCGGGGCTTCCCTACGATCCGGTCAGAGGCGTGATTCCGAACGACGGCGGCAGGGTGATCGATGAATCAGGAACGCCGATGCCGGGGGTCTATGCGACGGGGTGGATCAAGCGCGGTCCGGTCGGTTTGATCGGGCATACCAAAGGCGACGCCCTGGAAACCATTGGATTTCTGCTCGAAGATCTCGACTCGCTACCCGCGGCCGAGGCACCTGCGGAAGACGCCGTCGTCGAACTATTGGATGCGCGTGGCGTCGAATTCACCAGCTGGGAAGGCTGGCACGCGCTCGACGCCCACGAAAGGTCGCTCGGTGAAAACTTTGACGCCGCGGCCCTGGGACTGGAAATCAGCCGCGAGCGGGTCAAAGTCGTCGCCCGCGACGAAATGATCCGGATCAGCCGGCAGGGCCCGAGCGCCGAAGAGCAGTCGGATAGTTAG
- a CDS encoding APC family permease: MNLMRTKSIEQSMADASEPGRTLKRSLSTWDLMIMGVAVAVGAGIFSVGAKAAAHNAGPAVTVSFILAAITCAAAIMCYAEFATAIPVTGSAYVFTYATMGELLAWIIGWNLILELLMAASVIAKYWGVYLSDFLYAINLPLPAEVSVFGLTLYWGPLIVVAAFTVVLVLGTKLSARVNNVVTVIKIAIVLFVIVVGFFFVKAQNYTPFVPPSQPAPAAATWAEQPFLSFLSGSMPAMYGFGGIITGAALVFFAFIGFDVVATSAEEVKNPKKTLPRGIFAGLAVVTVLYVLVTLTVTGMVSYTDLAQAKDPSLATAFQLVGADWAVVVIALGSLIGLTTVIMVLLMGLARVSMAMSRDGLLPRTLSRTSEKRSTPARTQIICGAVVALLAGFTPIELLSEMINIGTLSAFVMVSIGILVLRRKQPDLKPAFRVPFGPVIPIVSALLCIYLMFNLATLTWIFFAIWLVAGLIIYFCYGQWNSRLGREQKADREKVADRT, from the coding sequence ATGAATCTAATGCGCACGAAATCCATCGAGCAATCGATGGCGGATGCTTCCGAGCCCGGACGGACCTTGAAGCGCTCACTGAGCACCTGGGATCTGATGATCATGGGCGTCGCGGTAGCAGTCGGCGCTGGGATCTTCTCGGTAGGCGCCAAGGCCGCTGCGCACAACGCCGGGCCGGCCGTCACGGTCTCCTTCATCCTGGCCGCGATCACCTGCGCGGCCGCGATCATGTGCTACGCCGAATTCGCTACGGCGATTCCGGTCACTGGTAGCGCCTATGTGTTCACCTACGCGACGATGGGTGAATTGCTGGCATGGATCATCGGCTGGAACTTGATTCTGGAACTGCTCATGGCGGCATCGGTAATTGCCAAGTACTGGGGCGTCTACCTCTCTGATTTCCTCTATGCGATCAATCTGCCGTTGCCTGCAGAAGTCTCGGTTTTCGGGCTGACCCTGTATTGGGGTCCGCTGATCGTAGTGGCGGCGTTCACCGTGGTGCTGGTCCTGGGCACCAAGCTCTCCGCCCGGGTCAACAATGTGGTCACCGTGATCAAGATCGCGATCGTGCTGTTCGTGATCGTGGTCGGCTTCTTCTTCGTGAAGGCGCAGAACTACACGCCGTTCGTGCCGCCGAGCCAGCCCGCTCCGGCTGCCGCCACCTGGGCCGAGCAGCCTTTCCTTTCCTTCCTCTCCGGCTCGATGCCGGCGATGTACGGCTTCGGCGGCATCATCACCGGAGCCGCCCTGGTGTTCTTCGCCTTCATCGGCTTCGACGTCGTGGCGACCAGTGCCGAAGAGGTCAAGAACCCGAAAAAGACCTTGCCGCGCGGCATCTTCGCCGGCCTTGCCGTGGTGACCGTGCTGTACGTGTTGGTGACTTTGACCGTGACCGGGATGGTTTCCTACACCGACCTGGCGCAGGCGAAAGACCCGTCGCTGGCGACCGCGTTCCAGCTGGTCGGCGCCGATTGGGCGGTGGTGGTCATAGCCCTGGGCTCGCTCATCGGATTGACCACGGTGATCATGGTGCTGCTGATGGGCTTGGCTCGGGTATCCATGGCGATGAGCCGGGACGGGCTGCTGCCGAGGACGCTGTCGCGCACCTCGGAGAAGCGCTCGACGCCGGCCCGGACCCAAATCATCTGCGGCGCGGTGGTGGCCCTGCTGGCCGGGTTCACGCCGATCGAGTTGCTGAGCGAAATGATCAACATCGGCACGTTGTCCGCCTTCGTCATGGTCAGCATCGGAATTCTGGTGCTGCGTCGCAAGCAGCCTGATCTCAAGCCGGCCTTCCGGGTGCCGTTCGGCCCGGTCATCCCGATCGTTTCCGCCCTGCTGTGCATTTACTTGATGTTCAATCTGGCGACCTTGACCTGGATCTTCTTTGCGATCTGGCTGGTCGCGGGCTTGATCATCTACTTCTGCTACGGGCAGTGGAATTCCCGCTTGGGCCGGGAGCAGAAGGCGGATCGTGAAAAAGTAGCCGATCGCACATAG
- a CDS encoding DUF7927 domain-containing protein encodes MFIKSALSRALFTVTTLAVAVSATVAPAAVVHAAPAPTSTSAAALPAALPAAPPVVTPGQPLSCVNTIYANNTGTGNQAGTGTLIAINTATGEYTEVPVAGGRVGNNSLGMSADGKFTYSYRSVGPNYPVVVHDVEAGTLREVATTIGAATIRGAVNPVNGLFYLSTSGSNAAVYVFDTKNNTFLGKVGDLAPDVVSKANNGDFAFDSNGTLYITSGERLYRATDRVPTTTGNATINMTTIAVLPDGTNSPAIAFANDGYLYVSSGSTVTRIDPSSGQSAGSYTLANGFVPSDFASCASPNTLSVQKNVAGRILPSDQFNLQITGSGINTGNTATTSGSANGIQPQVAGPVLTLQDRSYTITETAAGTTNLANYVSRWQCVDTNSANRVVASGNGNTGTFTYPVPTNSDGANVVCTFTNTAKPQSFTVQKSVDKTEAKPGDVVNYTLTLRNTGEVDYTTGNPARISDDLSRVIDDASYNNDAKASAGPAPSYSAPTLSWAGPLAVGASMTITYSATVKADGQRGDSLLKNVVTGGSNCAAGSGDPSCTTTTGVPLVQDSKSVDPASGTAVKAGQELTYTLTFENKGGAPGTVDRVDDLANVLDDATITSAPVSSDSALTVSNGSDGKISVKGTLAAGQKVTVTYKVTVKPDGQRGNNVLGNFLVDPGVTPPTTCEPGNPDCTVNPVPQLEDSKSVDPASGTTVRAGQELTYTLTFENKGAAAGTVDRVDDLANVLDDATISSAPVSSDSALTVTDGSDGKIAIKGTLQPGQKVTVTYKVTVKPDGQRGNNVLGNFLVDPGVTPPTTCEPNNPDCTVNPVPQVEDSKSVDPASNTTVVSGQELTYTLTFENKGAAAGNVDRVDDLANVLDDATITSAPVSSDSALTVTDGSDGKIAIKGTLAAGQKVTVTYKVTVKPDGQRGNNVLGNFLVNPGEEPPTTCEPGNPDCTVNPVPQLEDSKSVDPASNTTVVSGQELTYTLTFENKGAAAGNVDRVDDLSNVLDDATITSAPVSSDSALTVTDGSDGKIAIKGTLQPGQKVTVTYKVTVKPDGQRGNNVLGNFLVDPGVTPPTTCEPGNPDCTVNPVPQLEDSKSVDPASGTTVRAGQELTYTLTFENKGAAAGNVDRVDDLSKVLDDATLTTAPASSDSALEVSDGSDGKITIKGTLQPGQTVTVTYKVTVKPDGQRGDNVLGNFLVDPGVTPPTTCEPGNPDCTVNPVPQLEDSKSVDPASNTTVVAGQELTYTLTFKNTGAAAGNVDRVDDLANVLDDATITSAPVSSDSALTVTDGADAKIAIKGTLQPGQTVTVTYKVTVKPDGQRGNNVLGNFLVDPGVTPPTTCEPGNPDCTVNPVPQLEDSKSVDPASNTTVVAGQELTYTLTFKNTGAAAGDVDRVDDLSNVLDDATLTTAPSASDSALTVSDGSDGKITVKGTLQPGQTVTVTYKVTVKPDGQRGNNVLGNFLVNPGEEPPTTCEPGNPDCTVNPVPQLEDSKSVDPASNTTVVAGQELTYTLTFKNTGAAAGNVDRVDDLANVLDDATITSAPVSSDSALTVTDGADAKIAIKGTLQPGQTVTVTYKVTVKPDGQRGNNVLGNFLVDPGVTPPTTCEPGNPDCTVNPVPQLEDSKSVDPASNTTVVAGQELTYTLTFKNTGAAAGDVDRVDDLSNVLDDATLTTAPSASDSALTVSDGSDGKITVKGTLQPGQTVTVSYKVTVKPDGQRGNNVLGNFLVNPGEEPPTTCEPGNPDCTVNPVPQLEDSKSVDPASGTTVRAGQELSYTLTFENKGAAAGNVDRVDDLSNVLDDATITSAPVSSDSALTVTNGSDGKISVKGTLQPGQKVTVTYKVTVKPDGQRGDNVLGNFLVNPGEEPPTTCEPGNPDCTVNPVPQLEDSKSVDPASGAAVSAGQELTYTLTFKNTGAAAGDVDRVDDLSNVLDDATISSAPVSSDSALTVSDGSDGKITVKGSLAAGQTVTVSYTVTVKPNGQRGDNVLGNFLVDPGVTPPTTCEPGNPDCTVNPASDLSDKKSVNPASGTAVTQGQELSYTLTFENKGAAAGNVDRVDDLSNVLDDATITSAPVSSDPALTATDGSNGKISVTGTLQPGQTVTVTYKVTVKPDGQRGNNVLGNFLVNPGEVPPTTCEPGVETCTSNPVTPTPVDPPAPNLPETGAQGLLPLLIGAGGAFLIGVMLLLGAAVRRRNS; translated from the coding sequence TTGTTCATCAAGTCCGCGCTTTCGCGCGCTCTTTTCACGGTAACGACCTTGGCCGTTGCTGTCTCGGCGACAGTTGCGCCCGCAGCCGTCGTCCATGCAGCACCGGCCCCGACCAGCACCTCGGCAGCCGCATTGCCTGCAGCGTTGCCAGCCGCTCCGCCGGTAGTGACTCCGGGCCAGCCGCTCAGTTGCGTGAACACGATTTACGCGAACAACACCGGGACCGGCAACCAAGCGGGCACCGGAACGCTGATCGCGATCAACACTGCAACGGGTGAATACACCGAGGTGCCGGTTGCCGGTGGCCGAGTCGGCAATAACTCGCTTGGCATGTCCGCTGACGGCAAGTTCACCTACAGCTACCGCAGCGTGGGGCCCAACTACCCGGTAGTGGTGCACGATGTAGAGGCCGGAACCTTGCGGGAAGTTGCCACGACCATAGGTGCTGCCACGATTCGTGGCGCGGTCAACCCGGTCAACGGGCTCTTCTACCTCTCGACCAGCGGCTCCAACGCCGCGGTGTACGTCTTCGATACCAAAAACAACACGTTCCTCGGCAAAGTGGGCGACCTCGCGCCGGATGTCGTTTCAAAGGCGAACAACGGTGATTTCGCCTTCGACAGCAACGGAACTTTGTACATCACCTCGGGTGAACGGCTTTACCGGGCGACGGATCGAGTGCCAACGACAACGGGCAACGCCACGATCAACATGACCACGATCGCGGTGCTTCCTGATGGTACGAACAGCCCGGCCATCGCCTTCGCCAACGACGGCTACCTCTATGTGAGCTCTGGCAGCACTGTCACCCGAATCGACCCGAGCAGCGGACAGAGCGCCGGAAGCTACACCCTGGCCAATGGTTTTGTGCCTTCCGATTTCGCCAGCTGTGCATCGCCGAACACGCTCAGCGTGCAGAAGAACGTCGCAGGCCGGATTCTGCCGAGCGACCAGTTCAACTTGCAAATCACGGGTTCCGGTATCAATACCGGCAATACCGCGACCACTTCGGGCAGCGCCAACGGCATCCAGCCGCAGGTCGCCGGTCCGGTCCTGACTTTGCAGGACCGCAGCTACACGATTACCGAAACGGCTGCCGGGACCACCAACCTCGCCAACTATGTGAGTCGTTGGCAATGTGTTGACACCAATAGTGCGAATCGGGTCGTGGCCAGCGGAAACGGCAACACCGGAACCTTCACCTACCCGGTGCCGACCAATTCGGACGGCGCGAACGTGGTTTGCACGTTCACCAATACCGCGAAACCCCAATCCTTCACGGTGCAGAAGTCGGTCGACAAAACCGAAGCCAAGCCCGGCGACGTCGTGAACTACACCTTGACCTTGCGCAACACCGGTGAAGTCGACTACACCACGGGCAACCCGGCCCGGATCTCCGATGATCTGAGCCGCGTGATCGACGACGCCAGCTACAACAATGACGCCAAGGCCTCCGCCGGACCGGCCCCGAGCTACTCCGCGCCGACGCTGAGTTGGGCGGGGCCGTTGGCCGTCGGTGCTTCGATGACGATCACCTACAGCGCCACGGTGAAAGCCGATGGCCAGCGGGGCGATAGCTTGCTCAAGAACGTCGTCACCGGTGGTTCGAATTGTGCGGCCGGCTCGGGCGATCCGAGCTGTACCACGACCACGGGCGTTCCTTTGGTCCAGGATTCGAAGTCGGTTGATCCGGCTTCCGGGACCGCCGTGAAGGCCGGTCAGGAACTGACCTACACCTTGACCTTCGAGAACAAAGGCGGAGCTCCGGGCACGGTTGACCGGGTCGATGACTTGGCCAATGTTTTGGATGACGCGACGATCACGTCGGCTCCGGTGTCCTCGGACTCCGCGCTGACGGTTTCCAATGGCAGTGACGGCAAGATCTCGGTCAAGGGAACCTTGGCGGCCGGTCAGAAGGTCACGGTGACTTACAAGGTGACGGTGAAGCCGGATGGCCAGCGGGGCAATAATGTGTTGGGCAACTTCTTGGTTGATCCGGGCGTCACCCCGCCGACTACGTGTGAGCCGGGCAATCCGGACTGTACGGTGAACCCGGTACCGCAATTGGAGGATTCCAAGTCCGTCGATCCCGCCTCGGGCACCACGGTGCGCGCCGGTCAGGAACTGACGTACACGTTGACCTTCGAGAACAAGGGCGCTGCGGCTGGCACGGTTGACCGCGTTGACGATTTGGCCAATGTTTTGGATGACGCGACGATCAGCTCTGCTCCGGTGTCCTCGGATTCTGCGTTGACCGTGACCGACGGGTCCGACGGCAAGATTGCCATCAAGGGAACCCTGCAGCCCGGTCAGAAGGTCACCGTCACGTACAAGGTGACGGTGAAGCCGGATGGCCAGCGGGGTAACAACGTGTTGGGCAACTTCTTGGTTGATCCGGGCGTCACCCCGCCGACGACGTGCGAGCCGAACAATCCAGACTGCACGGTCAACCCGGTACCGCAGGTAGAGGATTCCAAGAGTGTGGATCCGGCGTCGAACACGACCGTGGTCTCCGGCCAAGAGCTGACCTATACGTTGACTTTCGAGAACAAGGGCGCGGCTGCCGGAAACGTTGATCGGGTCGATGACTTGGCCAATGTTTTGGACGATGCCACGATCACGTCGGCTCCGGTGTCTTCGGATTCTGCGTTGACTGTGACGGACGGGTCTGATGGCAAGATCGCGATCAAGGGAACTTTGGCTGCCGGTCAGAAGGTCACGGTGACTTACAAGGTGACGGTGAAGCCGGATGGCCAGCGGGGCAATAATGTGTTGGGCAACTTCCTGGTGAATCCGGGTGAGGAGCCGCCGACGACGTGTGAGCCGGGCAACCCGGATTGCACGGTGAACCCGGTACCGCAATTGGAGGATTCCAAGTCTGTCGATCCGGCGTCGAACACGACCGTGGTCTCCGGCCAGGAATTGACCTACACGTTGACCTTCGAGAACAAGGGCGCTGCGGCTGGCAATGTTGACCGGGTCGATGACTTGAGCAATGTTTTGGATGACGCGACGATCACGTCGGCTCCGGTGTCTTCGGATTCCGCGTTGACCGTGACCGACGGGTCTGATGGCAAGATCGCGATCAAGGGAACCTTGCAGCCGGGCCAGAAGGTCACGGTGACTTACAAGGTGACGGTGAAGCCGGATGGCCAGCGGGGCAATAACGTGTTGGGCAACTTCCTGGTTGATCCGGGCGTCACTCCGCCGACCACCTGTGAGCCGGGCAATCCGGACTGCACGGTGAACCCGGTACCGCAGCTGGAGGATTCCAAGTCTGTCGACCCGGCCTCCGGAACCACGGTGCGCGCAGGCCAGGAGCTGACCTACACCTTGACCTTCGAGAACAAGGGCGCTGCGGCCGGAAACGTTGATCGGGTCGATGACTTGAGCAAGGTTCTCGATGACGCGACGTTGACCACGGCGCCTGCTTCCTCTGATTCCGCACTCGAAGTTTCCGATGGCTCCGATGGAAAGATCACCATTAAAGGCACCCTGCAGCCGGGCCAGACGGTCACGGTGACTTACAAGGTGACGGTCAAGCCGGATGGCCAGCGTGGGGACAATGTGTTGGGCAACTTCCTGGTTGATCCGGGCGTCACCCCGCCGACCACCTGTGAGCCGGGCAATCCGGATTGCACGGTGAACCCGGTACCGCAATTGGAGGACTCCAAGTCGGTGGATCCGGCGTCGAACACGACGGTGGTCGCCGGCCAGGAACTGACGTACACGTTGACCTTCAAGAACACCGGTGCTGCCGCCGGAAACGTTGATCGTGTTGATGACTTGGCCAACGTTTTGGACGATGCCACGATCACCTCGGCTCCGGTGTCTTCGGATTCCGCGCTGACCGTGACGGACGGCGCGGATGCCAAGATCGCGATCAAAGGAACCTTGCAGCCGGGCCAGACGGTCACCGTTACCTACAAGGTGACGGTGAAGCCGGATGGCCAGCGGGGCAATAACGTGTTGGGCAACTTCTTGGTTGATCCGGGCGTCACCCCGCCGACTACGTGTGAGCCGGGTAATCCGGACTGCACGGTGAACCCGGTACCGCAATTGGAGGATTCCAAGTCGGTGGATCCGGCGTCGAACACGACGGTGGTCGCCGGCCAGGAGCTGACGTACACGTTGACCTTCAAGAACACCGGCGCGGCTGCCGGGGATGTTGACCGGGTCGATGACCTGAGCAACGTGCTCGATGACGCGACGTTGACCACGGCGCCTTCCGCATCTGATTCGGCATTGACGGTTTCCGATGGCAGTGATGGCAAGATCACGGTCAAGGGAACCTTGCAGCCGGGCCAGACCGTGACCGTTACCTACAAGGTGACGGTGAAGCCGGACGGCCAGCGGGGTAACAACGTGCTGGGCAACTTCTTGGTCAACCCAGGCGAGGAGCCGCCGACCACCTGTGAACCGGGCAACCCGGATTGTACCGTGAACCCGGTGCCGCAATTGGAGGACTCCAAGTCGGTTGACCCGGCGTCGAACACGACCGTGGTCGCCGGCCAGGAACTGACGTACACGTTGACCTTCAAGAACACCGGTGCTGCCGCCGGAAACGTTGATCGTGTTGATGACTTGGCCAACGTTTTGGACGATGCCACGATCACCTCGGCTCCGGTGTCTTCGGATTCCGCGCTGACCGTGACGGACGGCGCGGATGCCAAGATCGCGATCAAAGGAACCTTGCAGCCGGGCCAGACGGTCACGGTGACCTACAAGGTGACGGTGAAGCCGGATGGCCAGCGGGGCAATAACGTGTTGGGCAACTTCTTGGTTGATCCGGGCGTCACCCCGCCGACCACGTGCGAGCCGGGCAATCCGGACTGCACGGTGAACCCGGTACCGCAATTGGAAGATTCCAAGTCGGTGGATCCGGCGTCGAACACGACGGTGGTCGCCGGCCAGGAGCTGACGTACACGTTGACCTTCAAGAACACCGGCGCGGCTGCCGGGGATGTTGACCGGGTCGATGACCTGAGCAACGTGCTCGATGACGCGACGTTGACCACGGCGCCTTCCGCATCTGATTCGGCATTGACGGTTTCCGATGGCAGTGATGGCAAGATCACGGTCAAGGGAACCTTGCAGCCGGGCCAGACCGTGACCGTGAGCTACAAGGTGACGGTGAAGCCGGATGGCCAGCGCGGCAATAATGTGTTGGGCAACTTCCTGGTGAATCCGGGTGAGGAGCCGCCGACCACGTGTGAGCCGGGAAACCCGGACTGTACGGTGAACCCGGTACCGCAACTGGAGGATTCCAAGAGCGTCGACCCGGCCTCCGGCACCACGGTGCGCGCAGGCCAGGAGCTGAGCTACACCTTGACCTTCGAGAACAAGGGCGCGGCGGCCGGCAATGTTGACCGGGTCGATGACCTGAGCAACGTGCTCGACGATGCCACGATCACCTCGGCTCCGGTGTCTTCGGACTCCGCGCTGACCGTGACCAACGGCTCCGACGGCAAGATCTCGGTCAAGGGAACCCTGCAGCCGGGTCAGAAGGTCACGGTGACTTACAAGGTGACGGTGAAGCCGGATGGCCAGCGCGGCGACAACGTGCTGGGTAACTTCTTGGTCAACCCAGGCGAGGAGCCGCCGACTACCTGCGAGCCGGGAAACCCGGACTGCACGGTGAACCCGGTACCGCAGTTGGAAGACTCCAAGTCCGTCGACCCGGCCTCCGGAGCCGCAGTATCGGCCGGCCAGGAGCTGACGTACACGTTGACCTTCAAGAACACCGGTGCGGCTGCCGGGGATGTTGACCGGGTCGATGACCTGAGCAACGTGCTCGACGACGCGACGATCAGCTCGGCACCGGTGTCCTCGGACTCCGCGCTGACGGTATCGGACGGCAGCGATGGAAAGATCACGGTCAAGGGTTCCTTGGCTGCCGGCCAAACCGTCACGGTGAGCTACACCGTGACCGTGAAGCCGAACGGCCAGCGCGGTGACAACGTGTTGGGCAACTTCCTGGTCGATCCGGGCGTCACTCCGCCGACCACCTGCGAGCCGGGAAACCCGGACTGCACGGTGAACCCGGCCTCGGACCTTTCGGACAAGAAATCGGTCAATCCGGCGTCCGGGACCGCGGTGACCCAGGGGCAGGAACTCAGCTACACGCTGACCTTCGAGAACAAGGGTGCTGCCGCCGGAAACGTCGACCGGGTCGATGACCTGAGCAATGTGCTCGACGATGCCACGATCACGTCGGCTCCGGTGTCCTCGGACCCGGCGTTGACCGCTACCGATGGCAGCAACGGCAAGATCTCGGTCACGGGAACCCTGCAGCCGGGCCAGACAGTGACCGTGACCTACAAGGTGACGGTGAAGCCGGATGGACAGCGGGGCAATAACGTGTTGGGCAACTTCCTGGTGAACCCTGGTGAAGTCCCGCCGACCACGTGCGAACCGGGCGTCGAGACCTGCACCAGCAACCCGGTGACACCGACCCCAGTCGACCCGCCGGCTCCGAATCTGCCGGAAACCGGCGCGCAGGGTTTGCTGCCGCTGTTGATCGGTGCCGGTGGCGCCTTCCTGATCGGCGTCATGCTGTTGCTCGGTGCCGCAGTGCGCCGTCGGAATAGCTAA